Proteins from a single region of Nitratidesulfovibrio sp.:
- a CDS encoding CsbD family protein: MSLPGMDEIKAKWQQQIGAAKVAWGELTDDELLQSEGHAQKLAGLVQERYAISREEAEKQVQRFLDKNSTK; the protein is encoded by the coding sequence ATGAGTCTGCCCGGCATGGATGAGATCAAGGCCAAGTGGCAACAGCAGATCGGTGCGGCCAAGGTTGCCTGGGGCGAGTTGACCGACGATGAATTGCTGCAATCCGAAGGGCATGCCCAAAAATTGGCTGGCTTGGTGCAGGAGCGATACGCCATCTCGCGTGAAGAGGCCGAAAAACAGGTCCAGAGATTCCTTGACAAGAACAGCACGAAGTGA
- a CDS encoding BON domain-containing protein translates to MYKQCRNYLLAAAVALTMAAPVGAMAAEAVSQNVTDARQEAQIWTTYALSPYLRASTINVAVQDGKATLTGYVAEDVNKELAREIAMGVAGIREVDNQIVVQSDYSPPVSNSTRGYGDMIDDANITTSIKSKLLWSKHAEGLATNVVTERGKVTLRGTAQSMAAKNLAGRLAVNTPGVVSVDNQLVVGSAKPTAVEVAKDTAAEAGSDIADSWITTKVKSTLLYSSNVSGSNITVNTSKGVVTLSGKLGSGAERALAVELAQNVRGVKSVKAKALTF, encoded by the coding sequence ATGTACAAGCAATGCCGCAATTATCTCCTCGCGGCGGCCGTCGCGCTGACCATGGCTGCGCCTGTCGGCGCGATGGCTGCCGAGGCCGTATCCCAGAATGTAACCGACGCCCGGCAAGAGGCCCAGATTTGGACGACGTATGCCCTCAGCCCGTACCTGCGCGCCAGCACCATAAATGTCGCGGTGCAGGACGGCAAAGCCACGCTGACCGGATACGTTGCGGAAGACGTCAACAAGGAGTTGGCACGGGAAATCGCCATGGGCGTCGCCGGCATCCGAGAGGTGGACAATCAGATAGTCGTTCAGTCCGACTACTCTCCGCCCGTGTCGAATTCGACGCGCGGCTACGGTGACATGATAGACGACGCCAACATCACGACCTCCATCAAGTCGAAGCTGCTGTGGAGCAAGCACGCAGAAGGCTTGGCCACCAATGTGGTAACGGAACGGGGCAAGGTAACGCTGCGGGGCACTGCCCAAAGCATGGCCGCCAAGAACCTTGCCGGTCGCCTGGCCGTGAACACTCCGGGCGTCGTGTCGGTGGACAACCAGTTGGTGGTCGGCAGCGCCAAGCCGACAGCTGTTGAAGTTGCCAAGGACACTGCGGCTGAGGCTGGAAGCGACATCGCAGACAGTTGGATCACGACGAAGGTGAAGTCCACGCTCCTGTATTCCAGCAATGTTTCCGGTTCCAACATCACGGTGAACACCAGCAAGGGCGTGGTCACGCTCAGCGGCAAGCTGGGCAGCGGCGCAGAACGTGCCCTTGCCGTCGAACTCGCGCAGAACGTGCGCGGGGTCAAGAGCGTCAAGGCAAAGGCCCTTACGTTCTGA
- a CDS encoding Crp/Fnr family transcriptional regulator, with translation MTASLPHSGVNSLIESLTHNERNDIITGCETVDMVLGTVLHEPFQRYQHVYFPLAGFISLVATQGEHQRMAVGLIGNEGMLGTTLILGSHSSSMKSIVSGAGSALKMSTMHFLHALHASSRLFQALQLRLSVTIDDLSKTALCTRFHPIEQRLAYWLLLAQDRAHADNFYLTHESLADMLGVRRSGITVAAGALQAKELIHYTRGHIRILDRSGLEAASCECYRTQRLFT, from the coding sequence ATGACCGCCTCACTTCCCCATTCAGGCGTCAACAGTCTGATCGAGAGCCTGACACACAACGAACGCAACGACATCATTACGGGTTGCGAGACTGTGGACATGGTTCTGGGTACCGTTCTTCACGAACCGTTCCAACGCTACCAGCACGTATACTTCCCCCTTGCCGGATTCATATCACTGGTTGCGACACAGGGTGAACACCAGCGCATGGCTGTAGGGCTGATCGGCAACGAAGGGATGCTGGGCACGACCTTGATCCTGGGGAGTCATTCTTCCTCCATGAAGTCCATCGTGTCTGGTGCGGGCAGCGCCCTGAAGATGAGCACGATGCACTTTCTGCATGCCCTGCACGCCAGCTCCCGCCTGTTTCAGGCTCTTCAGTTGCGCCTGTCCGTGACGATAGACGATTTGTCAAAAACGGCGCTGTGCACACGGTTTCATCCCATCGAACAGCGGCTGGCCTATTGGCTGCTGCTGGCGCAGGACCGTGCGCACGCCGACAATTTCTACCTCACGCACGAATCGCTTGCCGACATGCTGGGGGTGCGCAGGAGCGGCATCACCGTTGCCGCCGGGGCTTTGCAGGCCAAGGAACTCATCCACTACACGCGCGGCCACATCCGCATTCTGGACCGTAGCGGGCTGGAGGCGGCATCCTGCGAATGCTACAGGACACAGCGGCTGTTCACCTGA
- a CDS encoding Crp/Fnr family transcriptional regulator encodes MQETPSPRQNHLLAALPRDVQERLFTHLELVPMPLGKVLYESGDAMRHVYFPTDAIVSLLYVMESGASAEISVVGNEGLIGVAVFMGGESTPSRAIVQSAGHAYQLPGQRLKDEFNRHGEMLQLMLRYTQSLITQMAQTAVCNRHHSIDQQLCRWLLLSLDRLPSNQLTMTQELIANMLGVRREGVTEAAGKLQKLGVIEYSRGRITVLDRDKLEQLSCECYAVVKKETDRLLPYMMAARLG; translated from the coding sequence ATGCAGGAGACACCCTCACCCCGCCAGAATCATCTTCTGGCCGCGCTGCCCAGAGACGTTCAGGAACGTCTGTTCACCCATCTGGAACTGGTGCCGATGCCGCTCGGCAAGGTGCTGTATGAATCCGGCGACGCCATGCGCCACGTCTACTTTCCGACCGACGCCATCGTGTCCCTGCTATACGTGATGGAAAGCGGGGCATCGGCGGAAATTTCCGTGGTCGGCAACGAGGGACTCATCGGAGTTGCCGTGTTCATGGGGGGGGAGAGCACACCCAGCAGGGCCATTGTGCAGAGCGCAGGGCATGCCTATCAGTTGCCGGGGCAGCGTCTGAAGGACGAATTCAACCGCCATGGCGAGATGCTGCAATTGATGCTGCGGTACACCCAGTCGCTCATCACGCAGATGGCCCAGACTGCCGTCTGCAACCGCCACCACTCGATAGACCAGCAACTGTGCAGGTGGCTTCTTCTTTCTCTTGATCGCCTTCCAAGCAACCAGCTGACAATGACGCAGGAACTCATCGCAAACATGCTTGGTGTCCGCCGTGAAGGCGTTACCGAGGCCGCAGGAAAACTGCAAAAGCTTGGCGTCATAGAATATAGTCGAGGACGAATAACAGTCTTGGACAGGGATAAGCTTGAACAATTGAGTTGTGAATGTTATGCTGTCGTAAAGAAGGAAACTGACCGCCTTCTTCCGTACATGATGGCTGCGCGCCTGGGCTGA
- a CDS encoding lmo0937 family membrane protein: MLELVAVVLVAVWLMGLGASSSMTGFINFFLVVIVMVVVVRIIQRHRL, encoded by the coding sequence ATGCTGGAACTTGTCGCAGTCGTGCTCGTGGCCGTGTGGCTGATGGGGTTGGGGGCGTCATCTTCCATGACCGGCTTCATCAATTTCTTTCTGGTCGTGATCGTGATGGTGGTCGTTGTCCGGATCATTCAGCGCCATCGCCTGTAA
- a CDS encoding GlsB/YeaQ/YmgE family stress response membrane protein: MENLLWFLIIGLVAGWLAGTLMKGGGFGLVGDLIVGIVGAVIGGVLFGAIGIGGGGLLGAILMATVGAVILILCLRMLKRA; encoded by the coding sequence ATGGAAAACTTGCTTTGGTTTCTCATCATCGGCTTGGTTGCGGGTTGGCTGGCGGGCACTCTGATGAAAGGGGGCGGTTTCGGCCTCGTGGGTGACCTCATTGTCGGCATTGTCGGCGCGGTGATCGGTGGTGTCCTGTTCGGCGCCATCGGCATTGGCGGTGGCGGGCTGCTGGGGGCAATCCTCATGGCTACCGTTGGCGCGGTCATCCTGATTCTCTGCCTGCGCATGCTCAAGCGGGCATGA
- a CDS encoding BON domain-containing protein translates to MKFQRCMTLFVAVIMALALGCASTSNSEGTGEYLDDTAITAKVQTAILQEASLTSAEINVETFKGVVQLSGFVGSRAEINTAVQVARKVEGVKSVRNDMHVKGQQ, encoded by the coding sequence ATGAAGTTCCAGAGATGCATGACGCTGTTCGTCGCAGTCATCATGGCCCTTGCCCTTGGCTGCGCATCGACATCGAACTCGGAAGGAACGGGTGAATACCTTGACGATACCGCCATCACCGCCAAGGTGCAGACGGCCATTCTCCAGGAGGCGTCCCTGACGTCTGCCGAGATCAACGTCGAAACCTTCAAGGGCGTGGTACAGTTGAGCGGCTTTGTCGGATCACGGGCCGAGATCAACACCGCAGTCCAGGTGGCGCGCAAGGTTGAGGGCGTGAAGTCCGTCCGCAACGACATGCACGTCAAGGGTCAACAGTAA